In Rhipicephalus microplus isolate Deutch F79 chromosome 7, USDA_Rmic, whole genome shotgun sequence, one genomic interval encodes:
- the LOC119184754 gene encoding myosin heavy chain, muscle isoform X2: MAEDPDPTEYLFVSLETKRKDQTKPYDGKKMVWVPDEKEGFVLGNIVSTKGDMVTVDCPGGEQTVKKDLLQQVNPPKYEKCEDMSSLTYLNDASVLHNLKERYYVNLIYTYSGLFCVAINPYKRFPIYTKRVVEIYKGRRRTEVPPHVFAVSDGAYMDMLANRENQSMLITGESGAGKTENTKKVIAYFAHVGATSKKEEAAKKDSKKGNLEDQVVQTNPVLESFGNAKTVRNDNSSRFGKFIRIHFGPMGKLAGADIETYLLEKARVISQQPAERSYHIFYQLMSGKIPGLKEKLLLSNNVNDYHFVSQGKTSIPGVDDGEEFMVTDTAFDVLGFTDEEKENIYKVTAAVMHFGCLKFKQRPREEQAEADGTEEGERVAHLLGLNAADLYKNLLKPRIKVGTEFVTQGRNITQVTASVGALSKAIFDRLFKWLVKRVNETLDTKQKRQHFIGVLDIAGFEIFDFNSFEQLCINFTNEKLQQFFNHHMFVLEQEEYKREGIEWEFIDFGLDLQACIELIEKPMGVLSILEEESMFPKASDKTFEEKLKTNHLGKSPNFIKPKPPKPGQAEAHFAIVHYAGTVPYNLTGWLEKNKDPLNDCVVDQFKKGSNTLLQAIFEDHPGLGSAEEKGGKGGRKKGSGFQTVSGLYREQLNKLMATLNSTAPHFVRCIIPNETKSPGVIDSHLVMHQLTCNGVLEGIRICRKGFPNRMIYPDFKQRYTILAASAVPKGFVDAKNASEKVIEAIQLDANDFRFGHSKIFFRAGVLGRLEEMRDERLGKIITMIQAAVRWYLTKKHFQKLKEQRVALLVIQRNLRKFLQLRNWLWWKLYSKVKPLLSVARVEDELKELEEKLKKTQEALEKEEKLRKDLEGQNVKILQEKNDLFLQLEAERMGAGDIEERLNKALTQKGDLESQLQDLNDRLSHEEDAHAQLTQTKKKLESEVSSLKKDIEDMELALQKAEQDKATKDHQIRNLNDEIQHQDELINKLNKEKKQLQEQNQKTAEDLQATEDKVNHLNKVKAKLEQTLDELEDSLEREKKARADLEKNKRKVEGDLKLAQEAVADLEKHKKEMEQNLQRKEKEMASLAAKLEDEQALVAKLQKQIKELQARIEELEEELEAERQARAKAEKQRADLAREIEELSERLEESGGATSAQVELNKRREAELAKLRRDLEESNLQHEQAMSNLRKKHNDSVAEMSEQIDQLNKHKAKVEKERATLAAEVSDLQSLLDHSNKSQANAEKQVKQLEVQLADAQFKLDETNRTLNDLDGGKKKMSVENSELQRQLEEAESQVAQLNKIKASLATQLEEAKRQADEEARERAAILGKYRNLEHDLDNLRESVEEEQEAKADFQRQLSKANAEAQLWRSKYESEGLARLEELEEAKRKLHGKLQEAEEAMEQLNAKCSGLEKTKAHLQGELEDMSIEVDKANALAASLEKRQKSFDKVIAEWKAKVDDLAAELDASQKECRNYSTEVFKLRAAYEESQEHYEAVKRENKNLQDEIKDLMDQLGEGGRSVHELEKSRKRLEMEKEELQAALEEAEAALEQEENKVLRAQLELSQVRQEIDRRIQEKEEEFENTRKNHQRALDSMQASLEAEAKGKAEALRLKKKLESDINELEIALDHANKANAEAQKNLKKYQQNVKDLQTALEEEQRARDEAREQYASAERRCNALHGELEESRQLLEQSDRARRAGEAELSEMHEQVNELSAQTASLSVAKRKLEGEMQALQADLDEVLNEAKQSEEKAKKAMVDAARLADELRAEQDHALQQEKLRKALEQQMKELQVRLDEAEAAALKGGKKIIQKLEQKVRELENELENEQRRHGDAAKNFRKSERRIKELQFQAEEDRKNHERMQDLVDKLQQKIKTYKRQIEEAEEIAALNLAKFRKVQQELEDAEERADMAENTLAKLRAKNRSSASAGRAMSPGLTSAPPLRT, translated from the exons ATGGCCGAGGACCCCGATCCCACCGAGTACCTGTTCGTCTCTCTCGAGACCAAGCGCAAGGACCAGACCAAGCCTTACGATGGCAAGAAGATGGTCTGGGTGCCCGACGAGAAGGAAGGTTTCGTCCTGGGCAACATCGTCTCTACAAAGGGCGACATGGTCACCGTCGACTGTCCCGGCGGAGAG CAAACCGTCAAGAAGGACCTGCTGCAGCAGGTGAACCCGCCAAAGTATGAGAAGTGCGAAGACATGTCGTCCCTCACCTACCTCAACGATGCATCGGTGTTGCACAACCTGAAAGAACGATACTACGTTAATCTCATCTAC ACGTACTCGGGCCTGTTCTGCGTGGCCATCAACCCCTACAAACGCTTCCCCATCTACACCAAGCGCGTCGTGGAGATCTACAAGGGCCGCAGGCGTACTGAGGTGCCTCCCCACGTGTTCGCCGTCTCAGATGGAGCCTACATGGACATGTTGGCCA ACCGTGAGAACCAGTCTATGCTTATCAC CGGCGAGTCTGGTGCCGGTAAGACTGAGAACACGAAAAAGGTCATAGCCTATTTCGCGCACGTCGGCGCCACGAGCAAGAAAGAGGAGGCCGCAAAGAAGGACTCCAAGAAG GGCAACTTGGAAGATCAGGTTGTGCAGACCAACCCCGTTCTCGAGTCCTTCGGTAACGCCAAGACCGTGCGTAACGACAACTCTTCACGATTC GGTAAATTCATCCGTATCCACTTCGGTCCGATGGGCAAGCTAGCCGGTGCTGACATTGAAACAT ATCTACTGGAGAAGGCTCGTGTCATCTCTCAGCAACCCGCTGAGCGTTCGTACCACATCTTCTACCAGCTCATGTCAGGAAAGATTCCTGGGCTGAAGG AGAAACTGCTCCTTAGCAACAACGTCAACGACTACCATTTCGTGTCCCAGGGTAAGACTAGCATCCCCGGTGTTGACGACGGCGAAGAGTTTATGGTTACCGAC ACTGCCTTCGACGTGCTGGGCTTCACGGATGAGGAGAAAGAGAACATCTACAAGGTTACGGCGGCCGTGATGCACTTCGGCTGCCTGAAGTTCAAGCAGAGGCCCCGAGAAGAGCAGGCCGAGGCCGATGGCACCGAGGAAGGCGAGCGCGTCGCCCACTTGCTGGGTCTGAACGCCGCCGACCTCTACAAGAATTTGCTCAAGCCGCGCATCAAGGTCGGCACTGAATTCGTCACCCAGGGCAGGAACATCACCCAG GTGACGGCCTCCGTGGGCGCCCTGTCCAAGGCCATCTTCGACAGGCTCTTCAAGTGGCTGGTGAAGCGTGTCAACGAGACTCTTGACACCAAGCAGAAGCGCCAGCACTTCATTGGTGTGCTGGATATTGCCGGTTTTGAGATCTTCGAC TTCAATAGCTTTGAGCAGCTGTGCATCAACTTCACCAACGAAAAGCTGCAGCAGTTCTTCAACCACCATATGTTCGTTCTTGAACAAGAAGAGTACAAGCGCGAGGGAATCGAATGGGAATTCATCGACTTTGGCCTCGACCTGCAAGCATGTATCGAGCTCATTGAGAAG CCTATGGGTGTGCTCTCCATCCTGGAAGAAGAGTCTATGTTCCCCAAGGCTTCGGACAAGACCTTCGAGGAGAAGCTGAAGACCAACCACCTTGGCAAGTCACCGAACTTCATCAAGCCTAAGCCTCCCAAGCCTGGCCAGGCTGAGGCCCACTTCGCCATCGTCCACTACGCCGGCACT GTGCCATACAACCTCACCGGCTGGCTGGAGAAGAACAAGGACCCCCTGAACGACTGCGTCGTTGACCAGTTCAAGAAGGGATCCAACACGCTCCTGCAAGCCATCTTTGAGGACCACCCTGGCCTGGGCAGCGCTGAAGAAAAGGGTGGAAAGG GCGGTCGCAAGAAGGGTTCCGGCTTCCAGACTGTGTCTGGTCTGTACAGG GAACAGTTGAACAAGCTGATGGCTACCCTGAATAGCACCGCCCCCCACTTTGTCCGCTGTATCATTCCCAACGAAACCAAGTCCCCAG GTGTCATCGACTCTCACCTTGTCATGCATCAGCTCACTTGCAACGGCGTACTTGAAGGCATCCGTATCTGCCGTAAGGGTTTCCCCAACCGCATGATCTACCCCGACTTCAAGCAACG ATACACAATCTTGGCGGCCAGCGCCGTTCCCAAGGGCTTCGTTGACGCGAAAAACGCTTCCGAAAAGGTCATCGAGGCCATTCAACTCGATGCCAACGATTTCCGCTTCGGACACAGCAAG ATCTTCTTCAGAGCTGGCGTCTTGGGTCGCCTTGAAGAAATGCGCGATGAGCGCCTCGGCAAGATTATCACCATGATCCAGGCAGCCGTGCGCTGGTACCTTACCAAGAAGCACTTCCAGAAGCTCAAGGAACAGAG GGTTGCTCTGCTGGTCATTCAGCGCAACCTCCGGAAGTTCCTCCAACTTCGAAACTGGCTGTGGTGGAAGCTGTACAGCAAG GTCAAGCCCCTGCTCTCTGTGGCTCGTGTGGAAGACGAGCTCAAGGAGCTTgaggagaagctcaagaagacccAGGAGGCCCTCGAGAAGGAGGAGAAGCTTCGCAAAGACCTCGAAGGCCAGAACGTCAAGATCTTGCAGGAGAAGAACGACCTCTTCCTTCAGCTTGAGGCTGAGCGCATGGGTGCTGGCGACATTGAGGAGCGTCTCAACAAGGCTCTCACCCAGAAGGGTGACCTCGAGTCCCAACTGCAAGACCTGAACGACAGGTTGTCGCACGAGGAAGACGCGCACGCTCAGCTCACGCAGACAAAGAAGAAGCTCGAAAGTGAGGTCTCTAGCCTCAAGAAGGACATCGAGGATATGGAGCTTGCTCTGCAGAAGGCGGAGCAGGACAAGGCCACCAAGGACCACCAGATCCGGAACCTCAACGACGAGATTCAGCACCAGGACGAGCTGATCAACAAGCTCAACAAGGAGAAGAAGCAGCTGCAGGAACAGAATCAGAAGACTGCTGAAGACCTGCAGGCCACCGAGGACAAGGTTAACCACCTCAACAAGGTCAAAGCCAAGCTTGAGCAGACCCTCGATGAACTTGAGGACTCCCTCGAGCGCGAAAAGAAGGCGCGTGCCGACCTCGAGAAGAACAAGCGCAAGGTTGAAGGCGATCTCAAGCTCGCCCAGGAGGCAGTTGCCGATCTTGAGAAACACAAGAAGGAGATGGAACAGAACCTTCAGCGCAAGGAGAAGGAGATGGCCAGCTTGGCGGCGAAGCTTGAGGATGAGCAGGCTCTGGTTGCCAAGCTGCAGAAGCAGATCAAGGAACTGCAG GCCCGCATTGAGGAGCTGGAAGAGGAGCTGGAAGCTGAACGCCAGGCCCGCGCCAAG GCCGAGAAGCAGCGCGCCGACCTTGCACGTGAGATCGAGGAGCTGAGCGAGCGCCTCGAAGAATCCGGAGGCGCTACGTCGGCCCAAGTGGAGCTCAACAAGCGCCGCGAAGCCGAACTAGCCAAGCTCAGGCGCGACCTAGAGGAGTCCAACCTGCAGCATGAACAGGCCATGTCCAACCTGCGCAAGAAGCACAACGACTCGGTTGCCGAGATGTCTGAGCAGATCGACCAGCTCAACAAGCACAAGGCCAA AGTTGAAAAGGAGCGTGCTACCCTGGCTGCCGAAGTGTCCGACCTCCAATCCCTCCTGGACCACAGCAACAAGTCACAG GCAAACGCTGAGAAACAGGTCAAACAACTGGAGGTTCAGCTCGCCGATGCCCAGTTCAAGCTTGATGAAACGAACCGTACGCTCAATGACCTGGACGGCGGCAAGAAAAAGATGAGTGTTGAGAACAGCGAGTTACAACGACAGCTGGAGGAGGCCGAGTCGCAGGTGGCACAACTGAACAAGATCAAGGCGTCACTCGCCACGCAGCTTGAGGAGGCCAAGCGGCAAGCCGACGAGGAAGCTCGG GAGCGCGCTGCTATCCTCGGCAAGTACCGCAACTTGGAACACGACCTGGACAACCTGCGCGAGAGCGTCGAAGAAGAACAGGAAGCTAAGGCGGACTTCCAGCGCCAACTCAGCAAGGCGAACGCCGAGGCTCAGCTCTGGCGCTCCAAGTACGAAAGCGAGGGTCTGGCAAGGCTGGAGGAACTCGAGGAAGCCAA GCGCAAGCTGCATGGCAAGCTACAGGAGGCTGAAGAGGCCATGGAGCAGCTGAACGCCAAGTGCAGCGGACTCGAGAAGACCAAGGCACATCTACAGGGAGAGCTGGAGGACATGTCCATCGAGGTGGACAAGGCCAACGCTCTCGCTGCCTCTCTCGAGAAGCGCCAGAAGTCATTCGACAAG GTCATCGCCGAATGGAAGGCCAAGGTGGACGACCTCGCCGCCGAGCTGGACGCGTCTCAGAAGGAGTGCCGCAACTACTCCACCGAGGTGTTCAAGCTGCGCGCCGCCTACGAGGAGAGTCAGGAGCACTACGAAGCCGTCAAGCGCGAGAACAAGAACCTACAGGACGAGATCAAGGACCTCATGGACCAACTTGGTGAGGGTGGCCGAAGCGTTCACGAGCTCGAGAAGTCTCGCAAGAGGCTCGAGATGGAGAAGGAGGAGCTGCAGGCGGCGCTCGAGGAGGCCGAGGCCGCGCTTGAGCAGGAGGAGAACAAG GTGCTGCGTGCACAGCTCGAGCTGTCGCAGGTGCGGCAAGAGATCGACCGACGAATccaggagaaggaggaggagttTGAGAACACACGCAAGAACCACCAGCGGGCGCTCGACTCTATGCAGGCCAGCCTCGAGGCTGAAGCTAAGGGCAAGGCTGAGGCGCTCAGGCTGAAGAAGAAGCTGGAGAGCGACATCAACGAACTCGAGATTGCCCTGGACCACGCCAACAAGGCTAATGCTGAGGCGCAGAAGAACCTCAAGAAGTACCAGCAGAACGTCAAGGACTTGCAGACCGCCCTCGAGGAGGAACAGCGCGCCCGCGACGAAGCCCGTGAACAGTACGCCTCGGCTGAACGCCGCTGCAACGCTCTTCATGGCGAACTGGAGGAGAGCCGCCAGCTGCTGGAACAGTCAGACCGCGCCCGCCGCGCCGGCGAAGCCGAACTCAGCGAGATGCACGAACAAGTCAACGAACTGTCCGCGCAGACCGCCTCCCTGTCTGTGGCCAAGAGGAAGCTCGAAGGAGAGATGCAGGCACTTCAG GCCGATCTGGACGAAGTGCTAAACGAAGCCAAGCAGTCGGAGGAGAAGGCCAAGAAGGCGATGGTGGACGCCGCCCGTCTCGCCGACGAACTCCGTGCCGAGCAGGACCATGCCCTGCAGCAGGAGAAGCTGCGCAAGGCGCTTGAGCAGCAGATGAAGGAACTCCAGGTGCGCCTGGATGAAGCCGAGGCCGCTGCGCTCAAGGGCGGCAAGAAGATCATCCAGAAGCTGGAACAGAAGGTGCGCGAGCTCGAGAACGAACTGGAGAACGAGCAGCGCAGGCACGGAGACGCCGCCAAAAACTTCCGCAAGAGCGAACGCCGCATCAAGGAGCTCCAATTCCAG GCCGAGGAGGACCGCAAGAACCACGAGCGGATGCAAGACCTTGTCGACAAGCTCCAGCAGAAGATCAAGACGTACAAGCGCCAGATCGAGGAGGCCGAGGAGATCGCCGCCCTCAACCTGGCCAAGTTCCGCAAGGTGCAGCAAGAGCTCGAGGACGCCGAGGAGCGCGCCGACATGGCCGAGAACACGCTGGCCAAGCTCCGTGCAAAGAACCGCAGCTCCGCATCCGCCGGCCGCGCCATGTCTCCCGGTCTGACCTCTGCCCCGCCCCTCAGGACCTAA